The Patescibacteria group bacterium region ATAACCGTGAATCTGATTCCTGGGAATGACCATGTCGACTTGGTTAAACTGTTCGTCTATAGTTTTGACGGTAATTATAATGTCGAATTGGTTGATTCAATTGAAACTCAACTAGTAATGGGCTTCTCTGATATCGTAGTATCAGATCCGGTCGTTGAACTGACAGCCGGTTCAACGGCTAGCCTGCATGCTTATACCACCTTCGGACCGGGGACTTTCATCTGGACAAATCAGAGTGGAGATACCCTGGCGGTTACAAGTAACGCCATTCAAAGCAACCTGCTTGTTTCCGACACCGGAGTTTATTGGGTAAAGTTCGTTAATGTTTTGGGAAATTGCGAAAATATCGCTTCTATAAAAGTGATTTATGCCATTACCACCAATTTATCCGAACTGACCCACGCTAACACCCAGGTTTATCCCAACCCGACATTTGAGAGATTCACAGTGGATAATTTCTCTGGGAAGGTAGAGATTTTTTCTGCCACTGGACAGCTGATTTTCAGCCAGACAGTGTCTGAAAAAACAAGTATCTTATGCCAGGACTGGAAACCTGGTTTCTATTTCATCCGTCTCAAAACTCTTTCCGGTGAGACCGAAACGGTCAAACTGGTAAAGCAGTAAATAGCACATTGTAAAATGATCAGGACCCTCGGACTCAAGTTTCGAGGGTCTTTTTTTATTATCAGGAATCACTTATAATGGATTTATATGTTGGCACAGATCAAGAAAATAATTCCGCTCCGCTTATTTAAAATTCTCCAACCGCCCTATCATTACCTGATGAATCTAGCGGCGGCTTTAACGTATAGATTTCCTTCCCAGAAATTGATCGTTATCGGCATTACCGGCACGACTGGCAAAACTTCTACGGTTTATCTGGCTGCTAAAGCCTTAGAAGCCAATGGATATCGGGTTGGCTATAGTTCGACCGCGCAGTTCAGTGACGGCCGGAAAGAGTGGTTGAATGACAAGAAGATGACAATGGTCGGGCGCTTTTTTACGCAAAGACTATTACGGGAGATGTTAAAAAATTCTTGCCAATACGCGATTATCGAAACGACCTCGGAAGGCATTAAGCAGTTCCGCCACCGTTTCATTAATTACGACATCCTGTTATTTACTGGCTTATACCCTGAGCACATCGAGTCCCACGGCAGCTTTGAAAAATATAAAGCAGCTAAGAGTGACTTGTTCAAGCATCTAAAGAATTGCCGGACTAAATATGTTAATGACAAGAAGCTTGTCTGCCGTCCGAAGAGCGAGCTAAAAAAGCTCGACCTGGAACGTGTTAAAAAAACCATTATCGTTAATGGTGATGATGACCACGCTGCCCATTTCTTGTCTTTTTGGAGCGAAAATAAGTTTATCTATAGTTCGAGCTTGGCTGATCGGAGCGAAGCGGCAAAATATTTCCGTTTAGATCCCCTAGCTAAAGATTGGCATTTTTTAGGCTATCATAGCGTGAGGGCCAGTGCTGATGGTACTGAATGCATTATTGACGGGCAGGGCGTCCAACTTTCTCTGCTTGGTGATTTTAACGCTCAGAATGCCACCGCTGCCTACGCGGTTACTGTTAGCCAGAATCTAAAGGCTGATTTGAGTCTGCGAGCCCTGGAGAGCGTTAAAAGCCTAGCAGGGAAATTAGAGAAGATTGATCTCGGTCAAAATTTTTCCGTGATTGTCGATTACGCCTTTGAACCTAGAGCTTTAGAAAAAGTTTATCAGGCTATTTATCTGTTAGAACCCCAACGCATCATCCATGTTCTAGGTTCAACCGGAGGCGGGCGCGATGTCGCGCGGAGGCCGGAACTGGGCAGGATAGCCGGAGAAAGGGCAGATTGCGTGATCGTCACTAACGAGGACCCCTATGACGATAATCCACAATTAATCATTGAGCAGGTAGCTCTAGGCGCGGAAAGAGCTGGGAAAGAACTGGATAAGGATCTTTTTAAGGTTCTAGATCGCCGTTTGGCCATCAGGCAGGCCCTAAGCCTGGCTCAAGAGGGTGATTTAGTCTTAATCAGCGGCAAAGGCGCCGAACAATATATATGTGTCGCTGGCGGCGAGAAAGTCCCTTGGGATGACCGGAGGGTAGCCAGGGAAGAGTTGACAGCCCTTTGTGGATAAAATGTGTGTTGACAAGCCTCAAATAATATAATATTATTACTTAGACAACTATTATTAAGTAAAAAATGGATAAAGCGGTGATAAAAGCTTAATTTTTTTGTATTATAGCTATTCCGTTTTTTTTGTTATATTAGTGAAATATTCTTTTTTAAATCTTTATTTTAAAAAAGTGGGCGCCAACAACTCAAATTAACTTAATATCTTTATTTTAACTCAACCATCAGGATTGAGATTTTTTGTTTATATAAATTTGTCGGTCTAAAAATTTTAGTCTTGCCAATTTTTAATCTAAATTTATGTCCAAGCTCAAACATGAAGGCCATAAAACCGAGGCTCGCCGTTTCTTCAAGGATTTTCAAGAAGTCACGGAAATGCCGGAGCTAATCGAGATTCAGAAAGATTCTTATCATTGGTTTTTAAAGGAAGGCTTGATGGAATTATTCGATGAGATTAATCCGGTGACCGATTTCATCGGTCGTGACTTAGAATTATATTTTGAAGACTATTATCTGGATGAGCCTAAATTTACCGAAGTGGAAAGCCGGGAAAAAAATATTACCTATGAAGCGCCCCTTAGGGTCAAGACTCGTCTTTTGAATAAGAAGACCGGAGTCGCTAATAGCCAGGAGGTTTATTTGGGAGATTTTCCCTTGATGACCGATAAGGGTACTTTCGTTATCAACGGTATCGAGAGAGTGGTTGTCTCACAGTTGATCCGTTCCGCCGGTGTCATGTTCACGGCTGAATTTGTGAAAGGCAAGAAATGCTATGGTGCTAAGATTATCCCTAACCGCGGCGCCTGGTTAGAAATAGAAACAGATTCAAACAAGGTGATTTGGGTAAGGATAGACCGTAAGCGTAAAGTCGCTGTTACTTCATTATTACGCGCTTTTGGTTATGCTGATGATGAGTCGATTCGCGCTCTATTCAAGGATGTCGATCTAGTAAAAAATAAGGATGAAGAGACATATATCGATGCGACGATTGCTAAAGATGCGGCTAAGGATGAAGCTGAAGGATTGCAGGAGGTCTATAAGCGTATTCGTCCAGGAGATTTAGCCTCAGTTGAAAACGCCCGCCAATTGATCTATTCCATGTTTTTCCGCTTTGACCGCTATGACTTTGGCCGGGTCGGCCGCTATAAGCTGAACCGTCGTTTCGGTTTGGATTTAGCCAACAAGAAAGAGAACCGCGTTTTACGTAAAGAAGATCTAGTTTTGATCGTTAAAGAGGTTATCCGTTTAAATATTACTAAAGAACCGGAGGATGATATTGATCATTTAGGTAATCGTCGTGTCCGGGCGATCGGCGGTCTAATCCAGAATCGTTTCCGCGTCGGTTTAGCCAGAATGGAGCGCATCATCAAGGATCGCATGAGTACTAGCGATATCGCTACCTTATCTCCCGCTAAGTTAATCAATGCTCGTCCGGTTATCGGAGTGGTCAAAGAGTTTTTCATGTCTTCCCAATTATCGCAGTTCATGGATCAGACTAACCCTTTAGCCGAGCTCGAACATAAGCGTCGTCTATCAGCTATGGGTCCAGGCGGCTTAGCCAGGGAAAGGGCTGGTTTCGATGTTCGCGATGTGCATTCTACCCATTATGGCCGTATCTGTCCGATCGCTACTCCTGAAGGCCCGAATATCGGCTTAGTCGGCCACTTGGCCAGTTTTGCCCGTTTAAATAGTTATGGATTTTTAGAAGCTCCATACCGCAAAGTCTTGCACGAGAAAAATGGCAGCCGTCTGAGCGATGAGGTTGTCTATCTCGATGCTTTTGAAGAAGAAAAATATATCACGGCCGATGCTACCATCCCAACCGATGAGAATGGCCGCTTTTTAGTGAATAAATATGAGGTTAGAAAATATGGTCAACCTTCAGTCGATGAGGTGAGAAAAATAGATTTAGTCGGCGTAGCCGCTAATCAGATTATTTCTATCGCCACTAGCTTGATTCCTTTCATGGAACATAACGACGGCCAGCGTTCTTTAATGGGCACGAACATGCAACGTCAGGCTGTGCCTTTAATCAAAAGCGAGGCTCCGATTGTCGGCACAGGTGTTGAGGCTAGAGCGGCTCGTGATAGTGGCCATGTCGTTATTTCCAAAGAAGATGGTGAAGTTACTAGGGCGGATTCGGCGGTAATCGAAGTTAGTAACAAGAAGGGACAAACCACTAAATATGTTTTGAATAAATTTTTACGTTCCAACTCTTCCACCTGTATCAATCAACATCCGATTGTAGAATGCGGCGATAAGGTCAAGGCCGGCCAGGTTTTAAGCGACGGCCCTGCGATTGATAATGGGGAATTGTCTCTGGGCCGTAATGTTTTAGTTGCTTTCATGACCTGGGAAGGCTTTAACTATGAGGATGCGGTGATTATTTCAGAAAGATTAGTTAAAGAGGATATCTATTCCTCTATCCATATTGAAAATTATTCGATCGATGTTCGTGATACTAAACTTGGTCCCGAAGTTATCACTAACGATATTCC contains the following coding sequences:
- the rpoB gene encoding DNA-directed RNA polymerase subunit beta — encoded protein: MSKLKHEGHKTEARRFFKDFQEVTEMPELIEIQKDSYHWFLKEGLMELFDEINPVTDFIGRDLELYFEDYYLDEPKFTEVESREKNITYEAPLRVKTRLLNKKTGVANSQEVYLGDFPLMTDKGTFVINGIERVVVSQLIRSAGVMFTAEFVKGKKCYGAKIIPNRGAWLEIETDSNKVIWVRIDRKRKVAVTSLLRAFGYADDESIRALFKDVDLVKNKDEETYIDATIAKDAAKDEAEGLQEVYKRIRPGDLASVENARQLIYSMFFRFDRYDFGRVGRYKLNRRFGLDLANKKENRVLRKEDLVLIVKEVIRLNITKEPEDDIDHLGNRRVRAIGGLIQNRFRVGLARMERIIKDRMSTSDIATLSPAKLINARPVIGVVKEFFMSSQLSQFMDQTNPLAELEHKRRLSAMGPGGLARERAGFDVRDVHSTHYGRICPIATPEGPNIGLVGHLASFARLNSYGFLEAPYRKVLHEKNGSRLSDEVVYLDAFEEEKYITADATIPTDENGRFLVNKYEVRKYGQPSVDEVRKIDLVGVAANQIISIATSLIPFMEHNDGQRSLMGTNMQRQAVPLIKSEAPIVGTGVEARAARDSGHVVISKEDGEVTRADSAVIEVSNKKGQTTKYVLNKFLRSNSSTCINQHPIVECGDKVKAGQVLSDGPAIDNGELSLGRNVLVAFMTWEGFNYEDAVIISERLVKEDIYSSIHIENYSIDVRDTKLGPEVITNDIPNISEEKLKNLDEDGIIRIGAEVSSGDILVGKITPKGETTLSAEEKLLRAIFGEKAKDVRDSSLYLEHGEHGKVVDVKIFSREEGDKLSAGVLQSIQVSVANLRKIQVGDKMSGRHGNKGVISKVVPAEDMPYMADGTPIDIILSPLGIISRMNLGQLLETHLGFAAKKLGYRVATPALNGISEDQIKEELKKAGLPEDGKVTLYNGKTGEAYDHKITVGYKYVLKLNHMVEDKIHQRSIGPYSLITQQPLGGKAQFGGQRFGEMEVWALEGYGAAHTLQEILTIKSDDVTGRSKAYESIIKGETIEKLNVPESFNVLIRELKGLCLDVELLGGSPMPEPSREDLEADLPRKKDDKYDYDKPEIIAAEDKSSDSMD
- the murE gene encoding UDP-N-acetylmuramyl-tripeptide synthetase, which gives rise to MLAQIKKIIPLRLFKILQPPYHYLMNLAAALTYRFPSQKLIVIGITGTTGKTSTVYLAAKALEANGYRVGYSSTAQFSDGRKEWLNDKKMTMVGRFFTQRLLREMLKNSCQYAIIETTSEGIKQFRHRFINYDILLFTGLYPEHIESHGSFEKYKAAKSDLFKHLKNCRTKYVNDKKLVCRPKSELKKLDLERVKKTIIVNGDDDHAAHFLSFWSENKFIYSSSLADRSEAAKYFRLDPLAKDWHFLGYHSVRASADGTECIIDGQGVQLSLLGDFNAQNATAAYAVTVSQNLKADLSLRALESVKSLAGKLEKIDLGQNFSVIVDYAFEPRALEKVYQAIYLLEPQRIIHVLGSTGGGRDVARRPELGRIAGERADCVIVTNEDPYDDNPQLIIEQVALGAERAGKELDKDLFKVLDRRLAIRQALSLAQEGDLVLISGKGAEQYICVAGGEKVPWDDRRVAREELTALCG